The following coding sequences lie in one Xanthomonas hortorum pv. pelargonii genomic window:
- the phnY gene encoding phosphonoacetaldehyde dehydrogenase has product MQMLTAPMHRCIDREGADMGKMQLRHEQWRIAGARVDGATDRLEVRFPYDRALVGTVPLAQAEDVRSALAQAYAYRATLTRHQRHTILLTARDLLIARTAAFVQSIVAESGLCVRDASYEVGRAAEVLRTAAHQVLIDDGDIYACDITQSGQQRRVYTQRDPLLGVIVAITPFNHPLNQVAHKIAPSIATNNRMILKPSEKTPLTALLFADLLTDAGLPGPMLTVITGKPEVIGDALLTSEQVDLVTFTGSVAAGKQIAARCVYKRQVLELGGNDPMIVMEDADLDEAVSLAVAGAYRNSGQRCTAIKRLLVHRQVADAFVERLVQATQGLKVGDPFDPQTDLGTVIDDAAAAQIERRVDAAAAAGAQVLCGHRRNGAQYLPTVVDHVMPTMELVQQETFGPVAPIIRIDSIDDAIRIANASDFGLSSALCSNRWDYIQRCVAELQTGSVNIREVPGFRLESTPFGGIKSSGLGYKEGVLEAMSAYTNVKTYSLPWGERTVA; this is encoded by the coding sequence ATGCAGATGCTCACAGCGCCCATGCACAGATGCATTGACCGAGAAGGAGCCGACATGGGCAAGATGCAATTGCGACATGAGCAATGGCGAATCGCCGGTGCACGGGTTGATGGCGCTACCGATCGGTTGGAAGTGCGCTTCCCGTACGACCGGGCGCTGGTCGGAACGGTACCGTTGGCGCAGGCCGAAGACGTGCGATCTGCACTCGCCCAGGCGTACGCCTACCGTGCGACGCTCACCCGCCATCAGCGGCATACGATCCTGTTGACCGCGCGCGATCTGTTGATCGCACGCACCGCTGCATTCGTGCAGTCGATCGTGGCCGAGAGCGGGCTATGCGTGCGCGATGCCAGCTACGAAGTCGGCCGTGCCGCAGAGGTGCTGCGCACGGCAGCGCATCAGGTGCTGATCGACGATGGCGACATCTACGCATGCGACATTACCCAGAGCGGACAGCAACGACGCGTCTACACACAGCGCGACCCGTTGCTTGGTGTGATCGTGGCGATCACACCGTTCAACCACCCACTCAACCAAGTGGCACACAAGATCGCGCCGTCCATCGCAACCAACAATAGGATGATCCTCAAGCCCAGTGAGAAGACTCCACTGACCGCCTTGCTGTTTGCCGATCTGCTTACCGATGCGGGGCTTCCCGGACCGATGCTGACGGTCATCACCGGTAAACCGGAGGTCATCGGAGACGCGCTACTGACCAGCGAACAGGTGGATCTGGTGACCTTCACCGGCAGCGTCGCCGCAGGCAAGCAGATCGCTGCCCGCTGCGTCTACAAACGACAGGTGCTGGAGCTTGGGGGCAACGACCCGATGATCGTGATGGAAGATGCCGATCTCGACGAAGCTGTCTCGCTGGCAGTGGCCGGCGCCTATCGCAACAGCGGGCAACGCTGTACCGCGATCAAGCGATTGCTGGTGCATCGGCAGGTCGCAGATGCGTTCGTGGAGCGCCTGGTGCAGGCCACGCAGGGACTGAAGGTGGGTGATCCGTTCGATCCACAGACGGATCTGGGTACCGTCATCGACGATGCGGCAGCCGCGCAGATCGAACGCCGCGTCGATGCAGCGGCAGCCGCTGGCGCCCAGGTCCTGTGCGGACATCGGCGCAACGGCGCGCAGTACCTCCCCACGGTCGTCGACCACGTCATGCCGACCATGGAGCTGGTGCAGCAGGAGACGTTCGGACCGGTGGCACCGATCATTCGCATCGACTCGATCGACGATGCAATCCGGATCGCCAATGCCAGCGACTTTGGACTATCGTCGGCGCTGTGCAGCAACCGCTGGGACTACATACAGCGCTGCGTGGCCGAGTTGCAGACCGGATCGGTGAACATACGCGAGGTGCCGGGCTTTAGACTCGAGTCCACTCCGTTTGGCGGCATCAAGAGCTCCGGGCTGGGCTATAAAGAAGGCGTTCTGGAAGCCATGTCCGCCTACACCAACGTCAAAACTTACTCGCTTCCCTGGGGCGAAAGGACGGTGGCTTGA
- the asnB gene encoding asparagine synthase (glutamine-hydrolyzing): MCGFVGIFHRDGARFEQHDMLHAMNQTIVHRGPDDAGIHLSGPVGLGFRRLSVIDVPGGHQPMIDEHTGVALVFNGEIYNYKQLRQQLEALGAQFRTRSDTEVLLRSFIHWGAQCVERLSGMFAFAAWDPRTGTLTLARDRLGVKPLYWTQIGSDFVFASEVKAFFQHHGFERRADLDGISSYLSFRQPVWDNTYFEGVHKLLPGEMLVVTPAQVHRHRYWALPTPMPEQRRSEADWLEVLSEKLDAAVRRCLVSDVPLGAYLSGGLDSNIMVALMARHMTSPPQTFSVGYGTHGYDEGAYAAEAAAAVGAEHTHLVIDRKEYIDGMAPLIVQCDAPLMIPQMVAGLKLSKEIRRHVKVALSGDGADELFGGYGRVMRSPFDWKKIAAARRVLGPAAQWLSKLGRDPYGPVSNLGCARQIEHFFNVYHWMPLNEKMALFSPDVRSRLNSDRKTLAPFEEAFEQTRDCDPHDRVLHVFQKIHLGCVLDKVDTIGMLASLEGRVPFVDHELVETFVHMPHRLKMKWRSPLALVRALGTSAFNASEVLDQNKYLLRTSAQRLLPPHLAQRKKMGFPTPLDDWLKAGMLDDAKAILLDQRSRERGLFDAKRLEHFLSHPQSLDYDFYGKKVWMLMNVELWFRGVVDAAPAASAASPSHAVPITADADAHSAHAQMH; this comes from the coding sequence ATGTGCGGATTCGTAGGTATCTTTCATCGTGACGGTGCACGTTTCGAGCAACACGACATGCTGCATGCGATGAACCAGACCATCGTGCACCGTGGTCCGGACGACGCAGGCATCCATCTCTCCGGCCCGGTCGGTCTGGGCTTCCGGCGGCTCAGCGTTATCGACGTACCGGGCGGCCATCAGCCCATGATCGACGAGCATACCGGCGTGGCGCTGGTGTTCAACGGCGAGATCTACAACTACAAGCAATTGCGCCAACAACTCGAAGCGCTAGGCGCGCAGTTCCGGACGCGTTCGGATACCGAGGTGTTACTGCGCAGCTTCATCCATTGGGGTGCGCAGTGCGTGGAGCGGTTGTCCGGCATGTTCGCATTCGCGGCTTGGGATCCACGCACGGGCACACTGACACTCGCGCGCGACCGCTTGGGCGTTAAGCCGCTGTACTGGACGCAGATTGGCTCGGATTTCGTGTTCGCCTCGGAGGTCAAGGCATTCTTCCAGCATCACGGATTCGAACGGCGTGCCGATCTGGACGGCATCTCGAGCTACCTGAGCTTCCGTCAGCCGGTGTGGGACAACACCTATTTCGAAGGCGTCCACAAGCTGCTGCCCGGCGAGATGCTGGTTGTTACGCCGGCACAGGTGCACCGCCACCGGTACTGGGCGCTGCCCACGCCTATGCCGGAGCAACGCAGGAGTGAAGCCGATTGGCTGGAGGTGCTCTCTGAGAAGCTCGACGCGGCGGTGCGGCGATGCCTGGTGTCGGATGTTCCACTCGGGGCCTACCTGAGCGGCGGATTGGATTCCAACATCATGGTAGCGCTCATGGCCCGCCATATGACATCGCCTCCGCAGACCTTTTCGGTCGGCTATGGCACGCATGGCTACGACGAAGGCGCCTATGCGGCCGAGGCCGCTGCTGCGGTCGGCGCCGAACATACCCATCTGGTGATCGACCGGAAGGAATACATCGACGGCATGGCACCACTGATCGTGCAGTGCGATGCACCACTGATGATTCCGCAGATGGTGGCCGGACTGAAGCTATCGAAGGAGATTCGTCGCCACGTCAAAGTGGCCCTTAGCGGCGATGGCGCGGACGAACTTTTCGGCGGCTACGGGCGGGTCATGCGCTCGCCATTCGACTGGAAGAAGATTGCAGCGGCGCGGCGCGTACTGGGCCCGGCGGCGCAATGGTTGAGCAAGCTGGGTCGAGACCCGTATGGACCTGTCAGCAACCTCGGGTGCGCACGGCAGATCGAGCACTTCTTCAACGTTTACCACTGGATGCCACTGAACGAGAAGATGGCGCTGTTCTCTCCTGATGTACGCAGCCGTCTGAACAGCGACCGCAAAACGCTGGCCCCGTTCGAAGAAGCCTTCGAGCAAACCCGCGATTGTGATCCGCACGACAGGGTGTTGCATGTATTCCAGAAAATCCATCTGGGATGCGTGTTAGACAAGGTGGACACCATCGGAATGCTCGCGTCGTTGGAAGGACGCGTACCTTTTGTCGATCATGAGCTGGTGGAGACGTTCGTCCATATGCCGCATCGTCTGAAGATGAAATGGCGCTCCCCGCTAGCGCTGGTCCGCGCACTGGGCACTTCGGCTTTCAACGCATCCGAAGTGCTGGATCAGAACAAGTATCTGCTGCGCACGTCCGCCCAACGCCTGTTGCCGCCGCATCTTGCGCAGCGCAAGAAAATGGGATTCCCCACTCCGCTGGACGACTGGCTCAAGGCCGGCATGCTCGACGACGCGAAAGCGATCCTGCTCGACCAACGCTCGCGCGAGCGCGGGCTATTCGATGCCAAACGGCTGGAGCATTTCCTGTCGCATCCGCAATCGCTGGACTACGACTTCTACGGCAAGAAAGTGTGGATGCTGATGAACGTGGAGCTTTGGTTCCGGGGCGTGGTCGATGCCGCGCCGGCTGCAAGCGCTGCGTCACCGTCGCATGCAGTGCCGATCACTGCTGATGCAGATGCTCACAGCGCCCATGCACAGATGCATTGA
- a CDS encoding NTP transferase domain-containing protein — translation MRAIILAAGTGSRLRAHTELPKCLLTLGDKYLVQHQIDALVTLGVDDIHVILGYRSDDVARVLPPHVHRHVYPGFADTNNLWTLAAFATLLSGTCVILFADVWVDSDAVRDLVNTEAEIAVLADGRACLEGTMRVLAQGERLVDLGSHIAVEQGDGNFIGIARFSARAASALGECIVDRVRRGELQQSYYTSVIPELPVASPALIVWMGGRRWIEIDCEDDLRKAHRLPIASSTPAPAVPV, via the coding sequence ATGAGGGCGATCATCCTGGCCGCTGGAACAGGCAGCCGGCTCAGAGCGCATACCGAGCTGCCCAAGTGCCTGCTGACACTGGGGGACAAGTATCTGGTCCAGCATCAGATCGATGCGCTCGTAACGCTTGGCGTCGATGACATCCACGTGATACTCGGCTACCGCAGCGACGACGTGGCCCGGGTACTGCCGCCGCATGTCCATCGTCACGTGTATCCCGGCTTTGCGGACACCAACAACCTTTGGACCCTGGCCGCCTTCGCGACATTGCTTTCCGGCACATGCGTGATTCTGTTCGCCGATGTCTGGGTCGACAGCGATGCGGTGCGCGATCTGGTCAACACCGAGGCGGAGATCGCTGTGCTGGCCGATGGGCGCGCCTGCCTTGAAGGCACGATGCGGGTACTGGCACAGGGCGAGCGACTCGTCGACCTGGGTAGCCATATCGCCGTGGAGCAGGGCGATGGCAATTTCATCGGCATCGCCCGCTTCAGTGCGCGCGCCGCGTCCGCACTGGGCGAATGCATCGTCGACCGCGTCCGTCGGGGCGAGCTCCAGCAGTCGTATTACACCAGCGTCATCCCCGAACTGCCGGTGGCATCTCCCGCGCTGATCGTGTGGATGGGCGGTCGTCGCTGGATCGAAATCGACTGTGAGGACGACCTGCGCAAGGCACATCGGCTTCCCATCGCATCCTCCACGCCTGCGCCTGCAGTGCCTGTTTAA
- a CDS encoding diiron oxygenase, producing MNYPMPFKEWARHAKVRGPLPMYAPDANDWQHGLLFTPELVSCHRHHLVQAQGPDALRWLLAQALYNNLEFTQVLEHQVVNTAVYRIARGDSGFELPEGMVTDAWNILVDESYHGKLTADLARLVQAHTAIPGTSAKIPAFYQRLQREFARADPSTAELLPLFFCSISETLITRNLVEIPRDPRVIDAVRQVMKDHAEDESRHHRFFASFIAHAWPQLSERLKRRIGPLLPSFIAIFTDPDLVAVRGQLHDIGLNEAQTDEVINDCYSPQQLAQVRREAARACIGTLRKVNILESAQVQDECVRLGLLDPLPEETLP from the coding sequence ATGAACTACCCAATGCCATTCAAAGAATGGGCGCGCCACGCGAAGGTACGCGGCCCGCTACCGATGTACGCACCCGACGCCAATGACTGGCAACACGGATTGCTTTTCACACCCGAACTGGTGTCGTGTCATCGCCATCATCTTGTGCAGGCGCAGGGTCCGGACGCCTTGCGCTGGTTGTTGGCGCAGGCGCTGTACAACAACCTAGAGTTCACACAGGTGTTGGAACATCAGGTGGTCAACACGGCGGTATATCGGATCGCGCGCGGCGACAGCGGATTCGAACTTCCAGAGGGCATGGTCACCGACGCCTGGAACATTCTGGTGGACGAGTCCTACCACGGCAAACTCACCGCCGATCTGGCGCGCCTGGTGCAGGCCCACACTGCAATCCCTGGAACATCGGCCAAGATTCCTGCGTTCTATCAACGCCTGCAACGCGAGTTTGCGCGCGCCGATCCCTCCACCGCCGAGCTGCTGCCACTGTTCTTCTGCTCGATTTCCGAAACACTGATCACCAGGAATCTGGTCGAAATCCCTCGGGATCCGCGGGTGATCGACGCAGTACGTCAAGTCATGAAAGACCATGCGGAAGACGAGAGTAGACACCACCGTTTCTTTGCGAGCTTCATCGCCCATGCCTGGCCACAGTTGAGCGAGCGACTCAAGCGTCGCATCGGCCCGCTGTTACCCTCGTTCATTGCAATCTTCACCGATCCCGACTTGGTCGCCGTGCGAGGTCAGTTGCACGATATCGGCTTGAACGAAGCGCAAACCGATGAGGTGATCAACGACTGCTACTCGCCGCAGCAGTTGGCGCAGGTCCGGCGTGAGGCGGCAAGGGCATGCATCGGCACGCTACGCAAGGTCAATATCCTGGAAAGTGCGCAGGTCCAGGACGAATGCGTGCGTCTGGGCTTGCTGGACCCTCTTCCTGAGGAGACGTTGCCATGA
- the aepY gene encoding phosphonopyruvate decarboxylase, with product MINGKEFVATASRLGFDFYTSVPCSYLTSLLNGVLGDPHVHHVTAASEGEAIGIAAGAYLAGRLPVVMLQNSGLGNAVNPLTSLNHVFQIPCLLICSWRGSPGVADEPQHAVMGEITQSLLDVLRIPHARFPSEPDQIESTLRAAHACIQQTRLPYALVVEPNVLEDEHLLAQAVIRVPAATRSQFGTSELPLPSREDALRTVVSMTPHNSAIIATTGKTGRELFCVRDDARNLYLVGSMGCASALGLGAALNTDHPVIVLDGDGAALMKLGNLSTIGRYQPASFIHVLLDNGVHDSTGGQPTNSGNIDFPSVAAACGYRATYACYGDAALKQALDIALHSAGPHFIHLRIRPGSMHPLPRPTVSPSEVGRRFAAHLQQRRISTSDAVAHPAAARANTTERSAAL from the coding sequence ATGATCAACGGCAAGGAATTTGTCGCGACCGCGTCGCGGCTGGGGTTCGATTTCTACACAAGCGTGCCCTGCTCCTATCTGACATCCCTGCTCAATGGAGTCCTCGGCGACCCACATGTGCATCATGTCACCGCAGCCAGCGAGGGCGAAGCCATTGGCATCGCGGCAGGCGCCTATCTTGCGGGGCGCCTGCCAGTGGTGATGTTACAGAACTCGGGCTTGGGCAACGCTGTCAATCCATTGACCTCGCTCAACCACGTATTTCAGATTCCCTGTCTGCTGATCTGCAGCTGGCGAGGCTCCCCCGGTGTCGCAGACGAGCCTCAGCATGCTGTGATGGGCGAGATCACCCAGAGTCTGCTCGATGTGTTGCGTATTCCGCACGCACGCTTCCCATCCGAACCGGATCAGATCGAGTCCACGCTACGGGCTGCCCATGCCTGCATCCAGCAGACGCGTTTGCCTTACGCGCTGGTCGTGGAACCCAACGTACTCGAAGACGAGCATCTGCTGGCGCAAGCGGTGATCCGAGTACCGGCAGCGACGCGATCGCAGTTCGGAACATCCGAACTGCCGCTACCAAGCAGGGAAGACGCGCTGCGCACGGTGGTCTCCATGACACCGCATAACTCCGCCATCATCGCAACCACGGGCAAGACCGGGCGGGAACTATTCTGCGTCCGCGACGATGCGCGCAATCTCTACCTGGTGGGATCCATGGGATGCGCCAGTGCGCTAGGTCTGGGGGCTGCGCTCAACACTGATCATCCCGTGATAGTGCTCGATGGCGATGGCGCTGCGCTGATGAAGCTCGGCAACCTCTCCACCATCGGCCGCTATCAACCGGCCAGTTTCATTCATGTGCTGCTGGACAATGGCGTGCATGACAGTACGGGAGGTCAGCCAACCAATTCGGGAAACATCGATTTCCCAAGCGTGGCTGCAGCCTGCGGCTACCGGGCCACCTACGCCTGCTACGGGGATGCCGCGCTGAAACAAGCACTGGATATCGCTTTACACAGTGCCGGACCGCACTTCATCCATTTGCGTATACGACCTGGTTCCATGCATCCGCTACCGCGCCCAACCGTTTCGCCCAGCGAAGTCGGCAGACGATTTGCGGCGCATCTACAGCAGCGGAGGATCTCCACATCCGACGCGGTCGCCCACCCTGCCGCTGCACGCGCCAACACAACCGAGAGGTCGGCGGCGTTATGA
- the aepX gene encoding phosphoenolpyruvate mutase — translation MNTSTQKIDGRHRDAYLASKLRGLLTGQSTSFLMEAHNGLSARIVAEAGFEGIWASGLSISASLGVRDANEASWTQTLEVVEFMTDSTDLPILLDGDTGYGNFNSVRRLVQKLCQRNVAGVCLEDKMFPKTNSFIGEDQELADPSEFAGKIKAAKDSQSNDAFCVVARVEALIAGRGLTEALSRAEQYHAAGADAILIHSKKSDGAEILKFAEHWQDRCPLVIVPTTYYAVPTQAFIDAKIASIIWANHNLRASVASMRRICATIHRERSLSGIEKELPRVKEIFDLVDQDELTQAESIYLPKKEKVAALASNSYGAEAAR, via the coding sequence TTGAACACCTCAACTCAAAAAATCGATGGGCGTCATCGTGACGCATACCTGGCTTCGAAGCTGCGCGGTCTGCTCACCGGACAGAGCACTTCGTTCCTGATGGAAGCGCATAACGGCTTATCTGCGCGCATCGTTGCCGAAGCAGGCTTCGAGGGGATATGGGCATCGGGCCTGTCCATCTCAGCCTCCTTGGGTGTGCGCGACGCCAACGAAGCCTCCTGGACACAGACATTGGAAGTGGTCGAGTTCATGACCGACAGCACCGATCTGCCGATCCTGCTGGATGGAGATACCGGCTACGGCAACTTCAACAGCGTGCGCAGGCTTGTCCAAAAACTCTGCCAACGCAACGTTGCCGGAGTCTGCCTCGAAGACAAGATGTTCCCCAAGACCAACTCCTTCATCGGCGAGGATCAGGAGCTGGCGGACCCTTCCGAGTTCGCAGGCAAGATCAAGGCTGCCAAGGATAGCCAGAGCAACGACGCATTCTGCGTTGTGGCGCGGGTGGAGGCACTGATCGCCGGGCGTGGGCTCACCGAGGCCTTGAGCAGGGCCGAGCAATACCACGCCGCCGGAGCCGATGCGATCCTGATCCACTCGAAGAAAAGCGACGGTGCGGAGATCCTGAAATTTGCCGAGCACTGGCAAGACCGCTGTCCCTTGGTGATCGTGCCGACCACGTATTACGCGGTGCCGACTCAAGCGTTCATCGATGCAAAGATCGCCAGCATCATCTGGGCCAACCATAACCTGCGCGCGTCCGTGGCCAGCATGCGCAGGATCTGCGCGACCATTCACCGGGAGCGTTCGCTAAGCGGCATCGAGAAGGAACTGCCACGGGTAAAGGAAATATTCGACCTGGTCGATCAGGACGAACTGACGCAGGCCGAAAGCATCTATCTCCCCAAGAAGGAGAAAGTGGCCGCGCTGGCCAGCAACAGCTACGGCGCAGAGGCTGCACGATGA
- a CDS encoding sigma-54-dependent Fis family transcriptional regulator, with protein sequence MSEPSVVAATSIALPEIEPDVLRQIRRLRDIAPLAAPLSRSWRRCLDEHSLLPEAPPEALVHDALHVRERQQRLGEVLRIAKVEMENLYEQIAGSGYAVIFADAEATVLHSVHDPTLLREFRQAGLFCGASWAECHQGTNGLGTCAVERTAVSVHRGEHYLTRHLPLSCCGAPILDPHGGLLAVLDASTPDAQDGKQIQRHTVALVSMSAAQISRSHFLNQFGHAFILRFHSRPEFAGLLHEALIAIDTDGRVLAVNEAVLEQLGKIDRSQLVGRNISQVMQLDFDTLEHRAGSDAGTLWSIRCACHGRRFYALVRPPRARPALPAVGGPAQLAPDTELQPGEHVGSDPRMRHNLANALKLAAHRVSILLRGDTGTGKEEFAKAVHRGSPWANGAFVAINCAAIPEALIESELFGYARGAFTDAAREGRHGKLLQASGGTLFLDEIGDMPLPLQSRLLRVLEEQSVTPLGSERAVPLELHVISASHRDLAQRVAAGEFREDLYYRLNGVVLHLPPLRERSDKAELIRTLLREENSEHSVRISEEAMHKLLSYAWPGNLRQLRNVLRTAAVLCSDGVIRLPNLPQEIVDAGSAPCLVDGRAVAADDMPGRVALDQAERLVLQQQLERHRWNVSRTADALGISRNTLYRKLRKHGLDTG encoded by the coding sequence ATGTCCGAGCCAAGCGTTGTCGCCGCTACGTCCATCGCCCTGCCTGAGATCGAACCGGATGTGCTCCGGCAGATCCGCCGGCTGCGCGACATCGCCCCGTTGGCCGCGCCACTGTCGCGCTCGTGGCGACGCTGCCTTGACGAGCATTCGCTGTTGCCCGAGGCACCACCCGAAGCGCTGGTGCACGATGCCTTGCACGTGCGCGAGCGCCAGCAGCGTCTGGGCGAGGTGCTGCGCATCGCCAAGGTGGAAATGGAAAACCTCTACGAACAGATCGCCGGCAGCGGTTATGCGGTGATCTTTGCCGATGCCGAAGCGACAGTGCTGCACAGCGTGCATGACCCGACGCTGCTGCGCGAATTTCGCCAGGCCGGCCTGTTCTGCGGCGCCAGCTGGGCCGAATGTCATCAGGGCACCAACGGTCTGGGCACCTGCGCGGTGGAGCGCACGGCGGTGAGCGTGCACCGTGGCGAACACTATCTGACCCGCCATCTGCCATTGTCGTGCTGCGGCGCGCCGATCCTGGACCCGCACGGCGGCCTGCTGGCGGTGCTGGATGCCTCCACGCCCGATGCGCAGGACGGCAAGCAGATCCAGCGCCACACCGTGGCCCTGGTGAGCATGTCGGCGGCGCAGATCTCGCGCTCGCATTTTCTCAATCAGTTCGGTCACGCTTTCATCCTGCGCTTCCATAGCCGGCCCGAGTTTGCCGGGTTGCTGCATGAAGCGCTGATCGCGATCGATACGGATGGCCGTGTGTTGGCGGTCAACGAGGCGGTACTGGAGCAGCTCGGCAAGATCGATCGCAGCCAGTTGGTGGGCCGCAATATTTCGCAGGTGATGCAGCTGGATTTCGACACCCTCGAGCACCGTGCCGGCAGCGATGCCGGCACCTTGTGGTCGATCCGCTGCGCCTGCCACGGGCGACGTTTCTACGCACTGGTGCGCCCGCCGCGTGCACGTCCGGCGCTGCCGGCGGTGGGCGGGCCGGCACAGCTGGCGCCGGATACCGAGCTGCAACCCGGTGAGCATGTGGGCTCGGATCCGCGCATGCGCCACAACCTGGCCAATGCGTTGAAACTGGCAGCGCATCGCGTGTCGATCTTGCTGCGTGGCGACACCGGGACCGGCAAGGAAGAGTTCGCCAAGGCAGTGCATCGGGGCTCGCCCTGGGCGAATGGTGCGTTTGTGGCGATCAATTGCGCCGCGATTCCAGAAGCGCTGATCGAAAGCGAATTATTCGGCTATGCACGCGGCGCCTTCACCGACGCGGCGCGCGAAGGCCGCCACGGCAAATTGCTGCAGGCCAGTGGCGGCACGCTGTTTCTGGATGAAATCGGCGACATGCCGCTGCCGTTGCAGAGCCGCCTGTTGCGCGTGCTGGAAGAACAATCCGTCACGCCGTTAGGCAGCGAACGCGCGGTACCGTTGGAACTGCACGTGATCAGCGCCAGCCACCGCGATCTGGCGCAGCGGGTGGCAGCCGGCGAGTTCCGCGAGGATCTGTATTACCGGCTCAATGGCGTGGTGCTGCATCTGCCGCCGCTACGCGAGCGCAGCGACAAGGCCGAGCTGATCCGCACCTTGCTGCGCGAAGAAAACAGCGAGCACAGCGTGCGCATCAGCGAAGAAGCGATGCACAAACTGCTGAGCTACGCCTGGCCGGGCAATCTACGCCAGCTGCGCAATGTGCTGCGCACGGCGGCGGTGCTGTGCAGCGATGGCGTGATCCGGCTACCGAATCTGCCGCAGGAAATCGTCGATGCCGGCAGCGCGCCGTGTCTGGTCGATGGCCGCGCGGTGGCGGCCGACGACATGCCCGGCCGCGTCGCACTCGATCAAGCCGAGCGCCTGGTGTTGCAACAGCAACTCGAACGCCATCGCTGGAATGTCAGCCGCACCGCCGATGCCTTGGGCATCAGCCGCAATACGCTGTATCGCAAGCTGCGCAAGCATGGGTTGGATACGGGCTAA
- a CDS encoding carbohydrate kinase family protein — MSALICGSLAYDTIMVFPDQFKNHILPDKVHILNVSFLVPRMRREFGGCAGNIAYNLHLLGGAPIPMGTVGQDFGPYREHFEALGIDLSRVKIIDDLFTPQAFITTDHDNNQITAFHPGAMMRSYENHVRDVPGVTLGLVGPDGREGMIQNAEEFAAAGIPFIFDPGQAMPLFNGPELRQFIEQAQYVVVNDYESNLLQERTGWDEKDIVSRVQAYITTQGPKGALVHTPEKTYDIPPAHERRVVDPTGCGDAFRAGLIYGIQGGYDWLTIGRMGNLMGALKVEHPGTQNQRFDFTEFNDQFKQQFGYAL; from the coding sequence ATGTCCGCACTGATCTGTGGTTCCCTCGCCTACGACACCATCATGGTGTTCCCGGACCAGTTCAAGAATCACATCCTGCCGGACAAGGTGCACATCCTGAATGTGTCGTTCCTGGTACCGCGCATGCGCCGCGAGTTCGGCGGCTGCGCCGGCAACATCGCCTACAACCTACATCTGCTCGGCGGCGCGCCGATTCCAATGGGTACCGTTGGCCAGGATTTCGGCCCCTATCGCGAACACTTCGAAGCGCTGGGCATCGACCTGTCGCGGGTGAAGATCATCGATGATCTGTTCACCCCGCAGGCGTTCATCACCACCGACCACGACAACAACCAGATCACCGCGTTCCATCCGGGCGCGATGATGCGCAGTTACGAAAACCATGTGCGCGACGTGCCCGGCGTGACCCTGGGCCTGGTCGGCCCGGACGGGCGCGAAGGCATGATCCAGAACGCGGAAGAGTTCGCTGCCGCCGGTATCCCTTTCATCTTCGATCCCGGCCAGGCAATGCCGTTGTTCAACGGCCCGGAGCTGCGCCAGTTCATCGAGCAAGCCCAGTACGTGGTGGTCAACGACTACGAGTCCAACCTGCTGCAGGAACGCACCGGCTGGGACGAGAAGGACATCGTCTCGCGCGTGCAGGCCTACATCACCACGCAAGGCCCGAAGGGTGCGCTGGTGCATACGCCGGAGAAGACCTACGACATCCCGCCGGCGCACGAGCGCCGCGTGGTCGACCCGACCGGCTGTGGCGACGCCTTCCGCGCCGGGCTGATCTACGGCATCCAGGGCGGCTACGACTGGCTGACGATCGGTCGGATGGGCAATTTGATGGGCGCACTGAAGGTGGAACATCCGGGCACGCAGAATCAGCGCTTCGATTTCACCGAGTTCAACGACCAGTTCAAGCAGCAGTTTGGTTACGCGCTCTGA